In one window of Arctopsyche grandis isolate Sample6627 chromosome 6, ASM5162203v2, whole genome shotgun sequence DNA:
- the LOC143913491 gene encoding uncharacterized protein LOC143913491 has protein sequence MMECRLCLFSTPAEALVPIHDDLQPLRLEHLIWTCCRLRVKKGDELPDMLCLSCLNNLELLNSFRNACYRSDKTSKVGLDKYLKVKPEEVFLSDLIWENELCTDLLPNISSSPDNSETCRGKISSNDKMAEIIDTVDIPAEELPLRKAFDKMSTTYSELKHRINIRDTSSTLKTSDIRKKLYECDICSKAFNRKNCLGVHMSVHTGVRPHKCEICLKSFARKCFLNAHMLIHSGVKSHNCDVCSKSFLRKGELNSHMSIHTGVKPHKCNICLEFFVRKETLMIHMRRHSGEKPFKCDICLKSFTSKYQICVHMGIHTGVKPHKCDICSKSFLRKYELDAHMSIHSGVMPHKCEFCLKSFAAKSQLRVHMKIHSGVKAHTCDICSKSFRRNRDLSFHMSIHTGVKPHKCDICSKSYHRKYELNAHMSIHNGVKPHKCEFCQKSLVSKAQLRVHMKIHSGVKAHSCDVCSKSFHRKAELNSHMSIHTGVKPHKCEICFNLFARKGSLTKHMKRHSGEKLFKCDICFKSFESKSHLCEHMCTHTGVKPHKCDICPKSFTRKQYLDNHMIQHTQTYTHKCGICSRSYVRKSSLLEHSITHTGENPFKCESCFKSFARKCLLSKHLKTHAGDNPQK, from the exons atctggaattgctcaaTAGCTTTCGAAATGCTTGTTATCGGAGTGACAAAACGTCGAAGGTGGGACTTGACAAGTATTTGAAAGTCAAGCCGGAGGAGGTTTTCCTCtcagatttaatatgggaaaatGAGTTGTGCACTGATTTGCTACCCAACATTTCCAGTTCACCAGACAATAGcgag ACATGTAGAGGAAAAATTTCTTCGAATGATAAGATGGCAGAAATAATAGATACTGTTGACATTCCAGCAGAAGAATTACCATTACGAAAAGCTTTCGATAAGATGAGCACTACTTATTCTGAATTGAAACATAGAATTAATATCCGAGACACATCGTCGACACTGAAAACATCTGATATTCGAAAAAAGCTGTatgaatgtgacatttgttctaAGGCATTTAATAGGAAAAATTGTCTCGGTGTGCATATGAGTGTTCACACAGGGGTaagaccacacaaatgtgaaatatgtttaaaatcattcgccCGAAAGTGTTTCCTCAATGCACATATGCTTATTCACAGTGGGGTAAAATCACACAATTGTGACgtatgttcaaaatcattccttagaaaaGGTGAACTCAATTCACATAtgagtattcatactggggtaaagccacacaaatgtaacatttgtttagaATTCTTTGTTAGGAAAGAAACCCTCATGATACATATGAGACGCCACTCTGGAGAAAagccgttcaaatgtgatatttgtttaaaatcgttcacTTCAAAATATCAAATCTGTGTTCACATGGGTATTCATACGGGAgtgaagccacacaaatgtgacatttgttcgaaatcattccttagaaaatATGAACTCGATGCACATATgagtattcatagtggggtGATGCCACACAAATGCGAGTTTTGCTTAAAATCTTTTGCTGCAAAATCTCAGCTCCGTGTACACATGAaaattcatagtggggtaaaagCACACACTTGTGACATTTGTTCGAAATCATTCCGTAGAAATCGTGACCTCAGTTTCCATAtgagtattcatactggggtaaagccacacaaatgtgacatttgttcaaaatcataccATAGAAAATACGAACTCAATGCACATATGAGTATTCATAACGGGGTGAAGCCACACAAGTGTGAGTTTTGTCAAAAATCATTAGTTTCAAAAGCTCAGCTACGCGTACACATGAAAATTCATAGCGGGGTAAAAGCACACAGTTGTGacgtttgttcaaaatcattccataGAAAAGCCGAACTCAATTCACATATGAGTATTCATACcggggtaaaaccacacaaatgcgaaATTTGTTTCAACTTATTTGCTAGGAAAGGTAGCCTTACGAAACATATGAAACGTCACTCGGGAGAAAAattgttcaaatgtgatatttgcttcAAATCATTCGAATCAAAATCTCACCTCTGTGAACACATGTGTACTCATAcgggggtaaagccacacaaatgtgacatttgcccaaaatcatttactaggaAACAATATCTCGATAACCACATGATTCAACACACTCAGACATATACACACAAATGTGGAATTTGTTCACGATCATATGTCAGGAAAAGTAGCCTTTTAGAACATTCGATAACCCACACTGGAGAAAATCCTTTCAAATGTGAgagttgttttaaatcattcgcTCGAAAATGTTTACTTTCGAAGCATTTGAAGACTCACGCGGGAGATAATCCTCAGAAATGA